A DNA window from Candidatus Omnitrophota bacterium contains the following coding sequences:
- the pgsA gene encoding CDP-diacylglycerol--glycerol-3-phosphate 3-phosphatidyltransferase, translated as MTLPTKLTLARILLTFLIMALIFAPGVAAKSVALACFLLASLTDWLDGWLARRRRQTSPLGALLDPIADKILVLGLLLSFVQLGLVQAWMVLLIALREFVITGLRLVAANRQIVLPAEKAGKHKTVSQMVAIGIVLLALILQERSAAQVWRRELIHASMWVALILTVISGASFCWRHRAVLRETIGH; from the coding sequence ATGACGCTGCCCACCAAACTTACTCTTGCTCGGATTCTGCTGACGTTCCTCATCATGGCGCTGATCTTTGCGCCAGGGGTGGCGGCGAAGTCCGTTGCCTTGGCCTGCTTTCTTCTGGCGAGCCTGACGGATTGGCTGGATGGCTGGCTCGCGCGACGGCGGCGTCAAACCAGCCCGCTCGGAGCGTTGCTGGATCCTATTGCGGATAAAATCCTCGTGCTTGGCCTGCTGCTGTCGTTTGTCCAGTTAGGGCTTGTCCAGGCCTGGATGGTGCTGCTGATCGCCCTGCGCGAGTTTGTGATTACCGGCTTGCGGCTGGTCGCGGCGAACCGGCAGATCGTGCTGCCCGCGGAGAAAGCCGGCAAGCACAAGACGGTGTCGCAAATGGTGGCGATCGGCATCGTGCTGCTCGCGTTGATCCTTCAAGAGCGATCGGCCGCGCAGGTCTGGCGGCGCGAGCTGATTCACGCGAGCATGTGGGTTGCGCTCATCCTGACGGTGATTTCCGGAGCCAGCTTCTGCTGGCGCCACCGGGCAGTATTGAGAGAAACTATTGGACACTAG
- the rimO gene encoding 30S ribosomal protein S12 methylthiotransferase RimO: MKPLPIVSPTVSMISLGCPRTLVDSELLLGRLKQQGFTVADAAEGSDVVMINTCSFVQDAIKESIDTVLQAVELKKQGKIKAVVVAGCLVQRFKQELIKELPDVDGFIGVDGFGDIETVVQRALQGQPSQRVRPRPQVPHRDIRVARVPLTPTHYAYLKISEGCLKGCSFCIIPKIKGPLSSRPIDAVVEEATQLVEERGITELVVVGQDTSDYGVDLYHRPRIAELMSALAKISGVRWIRLLYCHPRGISRELIQTIRDEPTICKYLDSAIEHADDLMLARMNRQMTQAQLRETIQRLRQEIPGMALRTSVIVGFPGETEAAFQRLLEFLREVKFERLGAFTYSNEEGSAAFRYPEQVPQEDAKRRFDQLMQLQQEIAAEVTARAVGTTCEVIIDERDAEDATQYLGRTSADAPEVDGLVYVRSAAPLAPGDLIRVQITESLEYDLIGVATSISQR; the protein is encoded by the coding sequence ATGAAACCGCTTCCTATCGTCTCCCCGACTGTCAGCATGATCAGCCTCGGCTGTCCCCGCACGTTGGTGGATTCTGAGTTGCTGCTCGGCCGGCTGAAGCAGCAGGGATTCACCGTGGCGGATGCCGCCGAAGGCTCTGACGTCGTCATGATTAATACCTGCAGTTTCGTGCAAGACGCGATCAAGGAGTCGATCGACACGGTGCTGCAGGCGGTGGAGTTAAAAAAACAGGGCAAGATCAAAGCGGTGGTGGTCGCCGGCTGCCTGGTGCAGCGGTTCAAGCAGGAGCTCATCAAGGAGCTGCCCGACGTCGATGGCTTCATCGGCGTCGATGGCTTCGGCGACATCGAAACCGTGGTGCAGCGCGCGTTACAAGGCCAGCCATCGCAGCGCGTGCGGCCGCGGCCCCAGGTGCCGCATCGGGATATCCGTGTCGCGCGAGTCCCGCTGACGCCGACGCATTACGCCTATCTGAAAATCTCCGAAGGCTGCCTCAAAGGCTGCAGCTTTTGCATCATTCCGAAGATCAAGGGGCCGCTTTCCAGTCGGCCGATTGACGCGGTCGTGGAAGAGGCCACGCAACTTGTCGAAGAGCGGGGCATCACGGAGTTGGTCGTCGTTGGCCAGGATACCTCGGATTACGGTGTGGATCTCTACCATCGGCCGCGCATCGCCGAGCTGATGTCGGCACTGGCGAAGATCAGCGGCGTGCGGTGGATCCGGCTGCTCTACTGCCATCCGCGCGGCATCTCTCGCGAGCTGATCCAGACGATCCGCGATGAGCCGACGATCTGCAAATATCTGGACTCAGCGATCGAGCATGCGGATGATCTAATGCTCGCACGGATGAATCGCCAGATGACGCAGGCCCAGCTGCGCGAGACGATTCAGCGGCTGAGGCAAGAGATCCCCGGCATGGCGCTGCGCACGTCCGTGATCGTGGGATTTCCTGGCGAAACCGAGGCGGCGTTCCAGCGTCTCTTGGAATTCTTGCGCGAGGTGAAGTTTGAGCGGCTCGGCGCCTTCACCTATTCCAACGAAGAGGGCAGCGCCGCGTTTCGTTATCCGGAGCAGGTGCCGCAAGAGGACGCGAAGCGCCGGTTCGATCAGCTGATGCAGCTGCAGCAGGAGATTGCGGCAGAGGTCACGGCGCGGGCCGTCGGCACGACCTGCGAGGTGATCATCGATGAACGCGATGCGGAGGATGCCACCCAATATCTCGGGCGCACGAGCGCAGATGCTCCGGAGGTTGACGGTCTTGTCTATGTCCGCAGCGCCGCACCGCTGGCGCCCGGCGATCTTATCCGCGTGCAGATCACCGAGAGCTTGGAGTATGACCTCATCGGAGTTGCTACTTCCATCTCCCAGCGATGA
- a CDS encoding competence/damage-inducible protein A — MQAEILAIGSELTSGATVNTNAAYLARRLAERGLRCARQVVVSDEPDALAGALRQALAQCDVLITTGGLGPTFDDMTIELISRVTARPLTYSAAAAATIKRFYSRRHRPLQHAALRQAYLPQGGEALPNPIGTAPGLWLSYEGQTLIALPGVPSEMRAIMEQSVLPRLTRLGGATIIQTRTLRTAGLVELSIEAILKALRIPPAIEVGLYPSLRMVDIRLTATANSPSTATTALARLESRLRGRLGRNVYGTGDETLEEVLGALLVRQRTTLAIAESCTGGLVSDRITNISGSSRYVRGAVVAYHNEVKHRPLGVSKDVLTRWGAVSAQTAAAMAEGVRRLVGADIGLSVTGIAGPTGGTVKKPVGLVYLGLSDGRGTHTQRHQFFGDRLSIKMQAAQTALDWLRRYLLKGISARTEWVGPAEVRTL, encoded by the coding sequence ATGCAAGCGGAGATTCTGGCGATTGGCTCGGAGCTGACCAGCGGGGCCACCGTCAATACCAACGCCGCGTATCTCGCCAGGCGGCTCGCGGAGCGTGGCCTGCGTTGCGCGCGGCAGGTCGTGGTGAGCGATGAGCCGGACGCGCTGGCTGGCGCGCTGCGCCAAGCGCTCGCCCAGTGCGACGTGCTCATCACCACCGGCGGCCTGGGGCCGACGTTCGACGATATGACGATCGAGCTGATTTCCCGGGTCACCGCGCGGCCCCTCACTTACTCGGCGGCGGCGGCCGCAACCATCAAGCGCTTCTATAGCCGAAGGCACCGACCGCTGCAACACGCGGCACTCCGGCAAGCCTACCTTCCCCAAGGCGGCGAGGCGCTCCCCAATCCCATCGGCACCGCCCCAGGATTGTGGCTCTCCTATGAGGGTCAAACCCTGATTGCCCTGCCTGGCGTGCCCTCGGAGATGCGGGCGATCATGGAGCAGTCGGTGCTGCCGCGATTGACGCGGCTCGGCGGTGCCACCATTATTCAGACCCGAACCTTGCGAACGGCAGGACTCGTCGAACTCTCCATCGAAGCCATCCTGAAGGCGCTCCGCATCCCGCCCGCGATCGAGGTCGGACTCTATCCATCGCTGCGAATGGTGGATATCCGGCTCACCGCCACCGCGAATTCCCCAAGCACTGCCACCACCGCCCTGGCGCGCCTGGAATCTCGCCTGCGAGGGCGGCTCGGCCGGAATGTCTACGGCACCGGCGATGAAACCCTTGAAGAAGTGCTTGGCGCTCTGCTGGTGCGCCAACGAACCACCTTGGCGATCGCCGAATCGTGCACCGGCGGGCTGGTGTCCGATCGGATCACCAATATTTCAGGAAGCTCGAGGTATGTGCGGGGCGCGGTCGTGGCGTATCACAATGAGGTGAAACACCGGCCGCTTGGCGTCTCGAAGGATGTGCTCACGCGCTGGGGTGCGGTGAGCGCTCAAACCGCGGCGGCGATGGCCGAGGGTGTGCGCCGCTTGGTTGGCGCAGACATCGGATTATCAGTGACAGGCATCGCCGGCCCTACCGGAGGCACCGTGAAAAAACCGGTCGGGTTAGTCTACCTCGGGCTGTCGGATGGCCGCGGCACCCACACCCAGCGCCACCAGTTCTTCGGCGATCGGCTCTCGATCAAAATGCAGGCGGCACAGACCGCCCTCGATTGGCTTCGACGTTATTTGCTCAAGGGAATCTCTGCGAGGACGGAATGGGTGGGACCCGCCGAAGTCAGAACGCTCTGA
- the recA gene encoding recombinase RecA, producing the protein MATGKEQQEKERTDRQKALELTLSQIEKQFGKGSIMRLGQDTKLDIPALPTGSLALDLALGIGGVPRGRVVEIFGPESSGKTTLSLSLIVEAQRTGGVAAFIDAEHALDPTYAKTLGVNLDDLLVSQPDTGEQALEIAETLVRSNAVDVIVIDSVAALVPRAEIEGEMGDQHVGLQARLMSQALRKLTAAIARSKTCCVFINQLREKIGVMFGNPETTPGGRALKFYSSVRIDLRRIETIKVGDRAIGNRVRAKVVKNKVAAPFRQAEFDILFDEGISKAGGILDVGETTAVIQRQGSWLSWGETKLGQGRESARLFLRENPKLMKQLEDQIRKHDAQEGVKEPKDASKAKDVAEPAGQRA; encoded by the coding sequence ATGGCCACAGGCAAGGAGCAACAGGAGAAGGAACGGACCGATCGGCAGAAGGCGCTTGAGCTGACCCTCAGCCAAATTGAGAAGCAATTCGGCAAAGGCTCGATCATGCGGCTGGGCCAGGACACAAAATTGGACATTCCAGCCCTACCGACAGGGTCACTGGCGCTTGACCTCGCCCTGGGCATCGGCGGTGTCCCGCGCGGCCGGGTGGTGGAAATCTTCGGCCCGGAGTCCTCAGGCAAGACCACGCTGAGCCTCAGTCTGATTGTTGAGGCGCAGCGCACCGGCGGGGTGGCCGCGTTCATCGATGCGGAGCATGCGCTGGATCCCACCTACGCTAAGACGCTTGGGGTCAATCTCGATGATTTGCTGGTCTCGCAGCCCGACACCGGTGAGCAGGCGCTGGAAATCGCGGAAACGCTGGTCCGCTCCAACGCCGTCGATGTGATCGTGATAGACTCGGTCGCAGCGCTCGTCCCCCGCGCGGAAATTGAAGGCGAGATGGGCGATCAGCACGTGGGGCTGCAAGCGCGGCTGATGAGCCAAGCCCTGCGCAAGCTGACCGCGGCGATTGCCCGATCGAAAACGTGCTGCGTCTTCATCAACCAGCTGCGCGAGAAAATCGGCGTCATGTTCGGCAATCCCGAGACGACACCTGGCGGCCGCGCGCTGAAGTTCTACTCGTCGGTGCGGATCGATCTGCGCCGCATCGAGACCATTAAAGTGGGCGATCGCGCCATCGGCAATCGGGTGCGGGCGAAGGTCGTGAAGAATAAAGTGGCCGCCCCGTTCCGCCAGGCGGAGTTTGATATCCTCTTTGACGAAGGGATTTCCAAGGCGGGCGGCATTCTTGATGTGGGCGAAACCACCGCCGTCATCCAGCGGCAAGGGAGCTGGCTGTCGTGGGGGGAGACGAAGCTTGGCCAGGGGCGGGAGAGTGCGAGGCTCTTCCTGCGAGAGAATCCGAAGCTCATGAAGCAGCTGGAGGATCAGATTCGCAAGCACGACGCCCAAGAGGGCGTGAAGGAGCCGAAAGACGCTTCAAAGGCAAAAGACGTGGCGGAACCCGCAGGACAGCGGGCATAA
- the thpR gene encoding RNA 2',3'-cyclic phosphodiesterase — protein MRAFIGIGLSEEARAALTVLQQELSKSHADVKWVDAEQLHVTLKFLDEITEAQRQQVEGFLMKIAQHTSAFTMGLQELGAFPSLNDPRIIWVGVSEGKNDVIRLADAIEKESRALGLKKEEWPYSAHATIGRVRSPRGKHDFIEGLRNPHWTPPTAWQATSVTLYQSVLTSAGPTHSVLAEIPLSK, from the coding sequence ATGCGAGCGTTTATTGGGATTGGTCTTTCAGAGGAGGCACGTGCGGCATTAACTGTGCTACAGCAGGAACTGTCGAAATCGCACGCCGATGTGAAATGGGTAGACGCTGAGCAGCTTCATGTCACACTGAAGTTTCTCGATGAGATTACCGAGGCGCAGCGGCAGCAGGTGGAAGGGTTTCTGATGAAGATCGCGCAACACACATCCGCGTTTACGATGGGCCTTCAGGAGCTCGGGGCGTTTCCGTCGCTCAACGACCCGCGCATCATTTGGGTCGGAGTCAGCGAAGGGAAGAATGACGTGATTCGGTTGGCGGACGCGATCGAAAAGGAAAGCCGAGCGTTGGGCTTAAAGAAAGAGGAGTGGCCCTATTCCGCTCATGCGACGATCGGCCGCGTGAGGTCGCCTCGTGGAAAGCATGACTTCATTGAAGGGTTGCGGAATCCGCACTGGACTCCACCGACTGCCTGGCAGGCCACGTCCGTCACCCTCTATCAGAGCGTTCTGACTTCGGCGGGTCCCACCCATTCCGTCCTCGCAGAGATTCCCTTGAGCAAATAA
- a CDS encoding DUF4115 domain-containing protein — MSSVGEQLRQAREQLKRSHSDVTKDTKIQPWVLEAIEEDRLPQLMSPIYVKGFLTSYARYLHLEPEPLLAGVTWPTPEPGIQQTLPPPAAVVTVSWRELWSVPLVRHVATAAALSAAVLLVVAAIRPARRWMARLPMPSIGAAKTASLTSGDRIPKLPELPTLTLLATQPLELHMTALRTTWITVRADGKLLAQQRLLRGAKEQWSARKELELIIAQPADVEVTLNGQSISPFALAHRGRLLITHRGVTQLRSDLR, encoded by the coding sequence ATGAGTAGCGTCGGAGAGCAGCTTCGGCAGGCGCGTGAGCAACTGAAGCGATCGCATAGCGACGTGACGAAAGACACGAAAATCCAACCCTGGGTGCTTGAGGCCATTGAAGAAGATCGCTTGCCGCAGTTGATGAGCCCGATCTACGTCAAGGGATTCCTCACGTCGTACGCGCGGTATCTGCATCTTGAGCCGGAGCCGCTGCTCGCGGGCGTGACGTGGCCGACTCCGGAGCCTGGGATCCAGCAGACGCTGCCGCCTCCCGCGGCCGTCGTCACGGTCTCATGGCGCGAGCTCTGGTCCGTTCCGCTGGTCCGTCATGTCGCGACGGCAGCGGCGCTGAGCGCTGCGGTGCTGCTGGTCGTGGCCGCGATCAGACCGGCGCGCCGGTGGATGGCTCGGCTGCCGATGCCGAGCATTGGCGCGGCTAAGACGGCGAGCCTCACGTCAGGCGATCGCATCCCTAAACTGCCCGAGCTGCCGACCCTGACACTGTTGGCGACCCAGCCGCTTGAGCTCCACATGACCGCGCTTCGCACGACCTGGATCACCGTGCGGGCCGACGGCAAGCTCCTGGCTCAGCAGCGCCTCCTCCGAGGCGCGAAGGAGCAGTGGAGTGCCAGAAAAGAGCTCGAGCTCATCATCGCGCAGCCGGCCGATGTCGAAGTGACACTCAACGGCCAGTCCATCAGCCCGTTTGCGCTCGCCCATCGCGGACGCCTGCTCATCACACATCGCGGCGTTACGCAACTGCGCAGCGATTTGCGCTGA
- a CDS encoding DNA translocase FtsK 4TM domain-containing protein has protein sequence MERRAGHSPVPRQWPAKVGSALFASAGVFLTLAFLTFTPADSAFFSFPPNSPPGNLGGALGAWLAAIGRGGFGLAAYLLGALCWLWAAALWQGRGEPMHKVSMTLGALCLLASAATLLALIGPQGEAQAHRGGMVGLLLAQAGAYYLGAVGTMLTASCVALIAWVVVSGHGAGWGIWRRIWGALAQGLRRPEPSPSASPAPRLSSDASRLRARQPQRERDREPREDPQPLTRALDSPRARIRSTVEPTSNAIPIPPRRQAPGGFQLPPHQLLTNPPPVAERQINEDVARNARILEETLREFGIEATVVNIDRGPTVTRYELTPAPGVKLTKIVSLSDDIALVMKAASCHVVAPIPGKGTVGVDVPNTKTTTVYLKEIIGAQEFAGNPSPIALPIGQDVSGHALVTDLRECPHLLIAGATGSGKTVCLNSLLLGMLTRASPEQVRFLMIDPKMVELAMFNSIPHLIAPVVTNAKKASVALHWAVDEMERRYQLLAKAGVRNIDMYNKKRVTGTGAPPPSPQPAEPSAGEDEGPVDDGRPLPYLVIVVDELADLMMIAAQDVEGAITRLAQLSRAVGLHMILATQRPSVDVITGVIKANFPARIAFQVASKVDSRTILDANGADKLLGRGDLLFLKPGSAKPVRAQGAFVTDAEIEQITSFLKQQGAPAYDVRLMERERQPEGSGPMGEKDELYEQAKSLVLDTGQASTSLLQRRLRLGYGRAARILDLMEQEGLVGPPQGSRPREVLVTREALKQSAGTPNE, from the coding sequence ATGGAACGACGGGCAGGACACTCTCCAGTCCCGCGGCAGTGGCCGGCCAAAGTCGGCAGCGCGCTTTTCGCCTCAGCCGGCGTATTTTTAACCCTCGCGTTTCTCACCTTCACACCCGCCGATAGCGCGTTCTTCAGCTTTCCGCCGAATAGTCCGCCGGGCAATCTTGGCGGCGCCCTCGGGGCGTGGCTCGCGGCCATCGGCCGCGGCGGATTCGGCCTGGCGGCGTATCTGCTGGGAGCGCTCTGTTGGCTTTGGGCTGCGGCGCTATGGCAAGGGCGCGGAGAGCCGATGCACAAGGTGTCCATGACCCTCGGCGCCCTCTGCCTGCTGGCCAGCGCGGCGACGCTGCTGGCCTTGATCGGACCCCAGGGTGAGGCGCAAGCGCATCGTGGCGGCATGGTGGGATTGCTGCTCGCACAGGCCGGAGCCTATTACTTGGGCGCCGTCGGGACGATGTTGACGGCCTCCTGCGTGGCCTTGATTGCGTGGGTGGTGGTCTCCGGACATGGAGCAGGCTGGGGGATTTGGCGGCGCATCTGGGGCGCGCTGGCCCAAGGCCTGCGCCGGCCTGAGCCATCGCCGTCGGCGTCCCCGGCACCCCGGCTCTCCTCGGACGCCAGCCGTCTGCGCGCGCGCCAACCTCAGCGTGAGCGCGACCGCGAGCCTCGCGAGGATCCCCAGCCGCTGACACGAGCGCTTGACTCGCCCCGCGCGCGGATCCGCTCGACGGTGGAGCCAACGTCCAACGCCATTCCAATCCCCCCCCGACGACAAGCCCCAGGCGGTTTTCAGCTGCCGCCGCATCAATTGCTCACGAACCCGCCGCCGGTCGCCGAACGGCAGATCAATGAAGATGTGGCGCGCAACGCCCGCATCTTGGAAGAAACCTTGCGGGAATTCGGGATTGAAGCGACCGTGGTGAACATCGACCGCGGCCCGACGGTGACGCGGTATGAGCTGACCCCGGCACCCGGCGTGAAACTGACGAAGATCGTCTCGCTGTCGGATGATATCGCGCTCGTGATGAAGGCCGCCAGCTGCCATGTCGTCGCCCCGATCCCGGGCAAGGGCACGGTCGGCGTCGACGTCCCCAACACCAAGACGACGACGGTCTACCTCAAGGAGATCATCGGCGCGCAGGAGTTCGCCGGCAACCCTTCGCCGATTGCGCTGCCGATCGGCCAAGATGTGTCGGGCCACGCCCTCGTGACCGACTTGCGCGAGTGCCCGCATCTGCTGATCGCCGGAGCCACGGGGTCCGGCAAGACGGTGTGTCTTAACAGCTTGCTCCTTGGCATGCTGACGCGTGCGAGCCCGGAGCAGGTTCGGTTTCTCATGATCGATCCGAAAATGGTGGAGCTGGCGATGTTCAACAGCATCCCGCACCTCATCGCCCCGGTCGTCACGAATGCCAAGAAAGCGTCGGTGGCGCTCCACTGGGCCGTCGATGAAATGGAGCGCCGCTACCAATTGCTGGCGAAGGCCGGCGTGCGCAACATCGACATGTACAATAAGAAGCGGGTGACTGGAACGGGGGCTCCGCCGCCTTCGCCGCAACCGGCAGAGCCCTCAGCGGGAGAAGACGAGGGTCCTGTGGACGACGGCCGCCCGCTGCCGTATCTCGTGATCGTGGTTGATGAATTGGCTGATCTGATGATGATCGCGGCCCAGGATGTCGAAGGCGCGATTACGCGCCTGGCCCAGCTCTCGAGGGCCGTTGGGCTGCACATGATTCTTGCCACCCAGCGCCCGTCAGTCGATGTCATCACCGGGGTGATCAAGGCGAACTTCCCGGCGCGCATCGCGTTTCAGGTGGCCTCGAAAGTGGACTCGCGCACGATCCTCGATGCCAATGGCGCGGACAAATTGCTGGGCCGCGGCGACCTCTTGTTCCTGAAGCCCGGGAGTGCCAAGCCGGTGCGGGCCCAAGGGGCGTTTGTGACCGATGCGGAAATTGAACAGATCACTTCCTTCTTGAAACAGCAGGGGGCACCGGCGTATGATGTGCGATTGATGGAGCGCGAGCGCCAGCCGGAAGGTAGCGGCCCGATGGGGGAGAAGGACGAACTCTATGAGCAAGCCAAGTCGCTCGTGCTGGACACCGGGCAAGCCTCCACATCGCTGCTGCAGCGCCGCCTGCGGCTCGGGTATGGCCGGGCCGCGCGGATCTTGGATTTGATGGAGCAGGAAGGCCTGGTTGGCCCTCCGCAAGGCAGCCGTCCCCGGGAAGTCCTTGTGACGCGTGAAGCCCTCAAACAATCGGCGGGAACCCCGAATGAGTAG
- a CDS encoding phosphatidylglycerophosphatase A, with protein sequence MNIRSAAVFLATIGGLGKIRWAPGTWGSLAGVVVGFIVRGIAWQWTWTLLLLVGFLVIAFILCAIVCTIAEREIGLHDAPAIILDEVWAMAAVVILGPWWTLASWYWFVGAFLLFRAFDILKPFPLNWLERLPGGWGIMADDLGAAAYTITFIWCVIAAIVLFFASHIH encoded by the coding sequence ATGAATATTCGATCAGCGGCCGTCTTTCTGGCAACGATAGGGGGTCTTGGAAAAATCCGCTGGGCGCCAGGGACGTGGGGAAGTCTCGCGGGAGTCGTTGTGGGGTTTATCGTGAGAGGGATAGCATGGCAATGGACATGGACCTTGTTGCTGTTGGTGGGGTTTTTAGTTATCGCATTTATTCTGTGTGCCATAGTCTGCACAATTGCAGAACGTGAAATTGGTCTCCACGATGCACCAGCCATCATTCTTGATGAAGTGTGGGCTATGGCCGCGGTTGTAATCCTCGGCCCATGGTGGACGCTTGCCTCTTGGTATTGGTTTGTGGGAGCTTTTCTTCTGTTTCGCGCATTCGATATCCTAAAGCCATTTCCTTTAAATTGGCTCGAGCGATTACCTGGCGGCTGGGGCATTATGGCTGATGATCTAGGAGCAGCAGCATATACGATCACGTTCATTTGGTGCGTCATCGCGGCCATCGTCTTGTTCTTTGCTTCGCACATTCACTAA
- the pnp gene encoding polyribonucleotide nucleotidyltransferase — translation MLKVSTQLGTSTLSFETGAWARQADGSVVIQQGGTVVLVTAVASELPREALGMVPLTCDYREKTYAAGKIPGGFFKREGRPTEKEILTSRLIDRPIRPLFPNGFLHELQVMAAVLSSDGEYDPDVLAVAGASCALRLSSIPFPDALGALRVGLIDGRLVVNPTYQELAQSSIDLVVAGTRHGITMIESGMKEVPEQQVVEAIAFGAQHLKTVIAMQEELVAKAGKPKNPAFQIAQPSPELLEQVRSAARTALAAINEPKKKHERHEALAALKQRVTEQLTAGGAITADQVAAAFEIVDHDEARRAILDRKIRMDGRAYTQLRDIACQVGVLPRTHGSGLFTRGETQSLSVATLGTSDDEQLIEALEGESYKRFMLHYNFPPFSVGEVRPLRGPGRREIGHGALAERAIEPMIPSKDEFPYTIRVVSDILESNGSSSMATVCAGTLSLMDAGVPIKAAVSGVAMGLVKEGAEVAILTDISGLEDHVGDMDFKVAGTRLGTTAVQVDVKIREGLSVELINKILAQAHPARMAVLDLMAGAIEKPRTELSAYAPRITTIKINPERIRDVIGSGGRTIRKIIEETGAEINVEDDGSVVVASNDAEKSARAIEIIRTLTEDVEVGKIYKAKVKRIMNFGAFCEILPGKEGLVHVSELAEKYVNKVEDVVKLGDEFPVKVIEIDEQGRINLSRKRALPQDGSKSEEADSRG, via the coding sequence ATGTTGAAAGTCTCCACACAACTCGGAACGTCAACGCTCTCGTTTGAAACCGGCGCTTGGGCGCGGCAGGCCGACGGGTCGGTCGTGATCCAGCAAGGGGGCACCGTCGTGCTGGTGACGGCGGTGGCGAGCGAACTTCCTCGCGAAGCCCTTGGTATGGTGCCCTTAACGTGCGATTACCGCGAGAAGACCTACGCCGCCGGCAAGATCCCCGGCGGGTTTTTTAAGCGAGAGGGGCGGCCCACCGAAAAGGAAATTCTGACCTCCCGCCTGATCGACCGTCCGATCCGTCCGCTGTTTCCCAACGGGTTCTTGCATGAGCTGCAAGTGATGGCGGCGGTCCTCTCCTCCGACGGGGAATATGATCCTGATGTGCTTGCGGTGGCGGGAGCCTCGTGCGCGTTGCGGCTCTCCTCGATCCCGTTTCCCGATGCGTTGGGTGCCCTCCGCGTCGGGCTCATCGACGGCCGCTTGGTGGTGAATCCGACCTATCAGGAGCTCGCACAGAGCTCGATTGATTTGGTGGTGGCCGGAACGCGCCACGGCATCACCATGATCGAATCCGGAATGAAAGAAGTGCCCGAGCAGCAAGTGGTGGAGGCGATCGCCTTCGGCGCGCAGCATCTGAAAACGGTCATCGCGATGCAAGAGGAATTGGTGGCGAAAGCCGGCAAGCCGAAGAACCCGGCGTTTCAGATCGCTCAACCCTCGCCCGAGCTGCTGGAGCAGGTGCGCTCCGCCGCGCGGACGGCGCTGGCGGCGATCAACGAGCCGAAGAAGAAGCACGAGCGGCATGAGGCGCTTGCGGCGCTGAAGCAGCGCGTGACGGAGCAACTGACCGCCGGCGGCGCGATCACCGCGGATCAGGTGGCGGCGGCCTTTGAGATCGTGGATCACGATGAAGCGCGCCGGGCGATTCTGGATCGGAAGATCCGGATGGACGGGCGCGCGTACACCCAGCTGCGCGACATTGCCTGTCAGGTGGGGGTGCTGCCGAGGACGCACGGCTCAGGGCTCTTTACCCGGGGCGAGACGCAGAGCTTGTCGGTGGCCACACTCGGCACGAGCGATGATGAGCAGCTCATCGAAGCCCTTGAGGGCGAAAGCTACAAACGCTTCATGCTCCACTACAATTTTCCGCCGTTTAGCGTCGGCGAGGTGCGGCCGCTTCGGGGGCCCGGCCGCCGGGAAATCGGCCATGGCGCGCTCGCGGAACGGGCGATTGAGCCGATGATCCCCTCGAAAGACGAATTCCCGTACACGATCCGCGTGGTCTCCGACATCCTCGAATCAAACGGATCCTCCAGCATGGCCACGGTGTGCGCCGGAACGCTCTCCTTGATGGATGCCGGGGTGCCGATCAAGGCCGCGGTCAGCGGTGTGGCGATGGGGCTGGTGAAGGAGGGGGCCGAGGTCGCGATTCTCACCGATATCTCCGGCCTTGAGGATCATGTCGGCGATATGGATTTCAAGGTGGCCGGCACCCGATTGGGCACGACGGCGGTGCAGGTGGATGTGAAAATCCGCGAGGGGTTGAGCGTTGAGCTCATCAACAAGATTTTGGCGCAGGCGCACCCGGCCCGCATGGCGGTGCTCGATCTGATGGCCGGCGCCATCGAGAAGCCGCGGACAGAGCTCTCCGCCTACGCGCCGCGGATCACCACGATCAAAATCAATCCGGAGCGCATCCGCGATGTCATCGGCTCCGGCGGCCGGACGATCCGCAAGATCATTGAAGAGACGGGTGCCGAAATCAACGTTGAGGATGACGGCAGCGTGGTGGTGGCCTCCAACGACGCGGAAAAATCAGCGCGCGCGATTGAAATTATCCGCACCCTGACCGAAGACGTCGAAGTCGGCAAGATCTACAAAGCCAAGGTCAAGCGCATCATGAACTTTGGCGCCTTTTGCGAGATCTTGCCTGGGAAAGAAGGCCTGGTGCATGTGTCTGAGCTGGCCGAGAAGTACGTGAATAAAGTTGAAGACGTGGTGAAACTCGGCGATGAGTTTCCCGTGAAAGTGATTGAGATCGACGAGCAGGGGCGCATCAACCTCTCCCGCAAGCGCGCCCTGCCGCAAGACGGATCGAAATCCGAGGAAGCTGATTCCCGCGGATAG